One window of Saccharicrinis carchari genomic DNA carries:
- the gldA gene encoding gliding motility-associated ABC transporter ATP-binding subunit GldA → MSISVSQVSRVFGQQKALDNVSFEIASGEVVGFLGPNGAGKSTMMKIITGYLPPTNGQVLVCGLDVSHNSLEHKRKIGYLPEHNPLYLDMYVREYLTHIAGIYKLGRATKKRVEEIIDMTGLAPERTKKISALSKGFRQRVGLAQALLPDPEVLILDEPTTGLDPNQIIEVRDLIKEVGQHKTVMLSTHIMQEVQAICERVIIINGGHIVANEKSGDLTKAALKNHYEITCELLNPVEKNIFDQIEDIIAVKSIAHNKFKISASSDIRSALFDCAVSAGAKIITLTQDQRSMEDVFRELTREK, encoded by the coding sequence ATGTCTATTTCTGTTTCCCAGGTATCAAGAGTGTTTGGCCAGCAAAAAGCTTTGGATAATGTATCGTTTGAAATTGCATCGGGTGAGGTGGTGGGATTTTTAGGCCCCAACGGTGCGGGCAAATCCACTATGATGAAAATTATCACGGGCTATCTGCCACCCACAAACGGTCAGGTATTGGTTTGCGGATTGGATGTGTCTCACAATTCGCTGGAGCACAAACGTAAAATAGGTTATTTGCCCGAGCATAACCCACTTTACTTGGATATGTATGTGCGCGAATACCTCACTCACATTGCCGGTATTTATAAATTGGGAAGAGCTACCAAAAAGCGTGTGGAAGAAATTATTGACATGACGGGTCTTGCACCTGAAAGAACTAAAAAGATTTCAGCTCTTTCTAAAGGGTTCCGTCAGCGGGTGGGGTTGGCACAAGCTCTTTTGCCCGATCCGGAAGTACTTATCCTGGATGAACCTACCACAGGGCTCGATCCCAACCAGATCATTGAAGTGAGGGATTTAATAAAAGAAGTGGGACAACACAAAACCGTAATGCTTTCTACACATATAATGCAGGAAGTACAAGCGATTTGCGAACGGGTAATTATTATTAACGGCGGGCATATTGTGGCTAACGAAAAATCCGGTGACCTTACCAAGGCTGCACTAAAAAATCATTACGAAATTACTTGCGAGTTGCTCAATCCTGTTGAGAAAAACATATTTGACCAAATTGAGGACATCATTGCAGTAAAAAGCATAGCACACAATAAATTTAAAATCTCAGCTTCATCGGATATCCGATCTGCATTATTTGACTGTGCAGTAAGTGCGGGTGCAAAAATAATAACACTTACCCAGGATCAACGCAGTATGGAAGACGTATTCAGGGAATTGACCCGAGAAAAATAA